From the Pseudarthrobacter sp. MM222 genome, one window contains:
- a CDS encoding glycosyltransferase family 2 protein, whose product MGIVIALAAGSAAALLWFAVAAGGPHLEESPSKGLVLGVWNVLYNTDAPAWRNIVAAVALALLLAAGIALLERRITNRSRRSANPQQAPLAPRIVMADTRKVFGGPVTVTVLIPAHNEEASLPATIASLLTQSHRPERIIVVADNCTDNTVALARQAGVEVMESVGNTKKKAGALNQALKRLLPGQGDNDVVMVMDADTSLDDGFLAAAVARFTDDRALMAVGGLFYGEEGHGVLGQFQRNEYIRYGREIRRRRGRVFVLTGTASMFRPRALRTIAEQRGESLPGNTGDVYDTVALTEDNELTIALKSLGALMISPAQCTVVTELMPSWRTLWSQRLRWQRGALENIGAYGVTTQTVRYWAQQLGIGYGVIALSAYFLLILLMVFSLDAWIWFPFWLGLGALFTAERVVTVWKGGWRARLLALTLFPELFFDMFLNIIYVKGIIDIALGRTANWKHLTHEAAPNSVKADA is encoded by the coding sequence GTGGGCATCGTCATAGCGCTGGCAGCCGGCAGCGCGGCGGCGCTGTTGTGGTTTGCGGTTGCGGCCGGCGGCCCGCACCTTGAGGAGTCGCCGAGCAAAGGGCTGGTTCTGGGCGTCTGGAATGTGCTCTATAACACCGATGCTCCGGCTTGGCGCAACATTGTCGCCGCCGTTGCCCTCGCGCTTCTGCTTGCGGCGGGGATCGCGCTGCTGGAGCGCCGGATCACCAACCGGTCGCGTCGTTCCGCGAATCCCCAGCAGGCACCGCTGGCGCCCCGCATCGTCATGGCCGACACCCGCAAGGTCTTCGGCGGTCCCGTGACCGTGACGGTGCTGATTCCAGCGCACAACGAGGAAGCGTCGCTTCCCGCCACGATCGCCTCACTTCTGACGCAGTCCCACCGTCCCGAGCGCATCATCGTGGTCGCGGACAACTGCACGGACAACACGGTGGCCCTCGCCCGGCAGGCCGGCGTCGAGGTCATGGAGTCCGTCGGCAACACCAAAAAGAAGGCCGGCGCGCTGAACCAGGCACTCAAGCGGCTTCTTCCCGGCCAAGGCGACAACGACGTCGTGATGGTGATGGACGCCGATACCAGCCTTGACGACGGGTTCCTCGCCGCGGCAGTCGCCCGCTTCACCGACGACCGAGCCCTGATGGCCGTCGGCGGGCTGTTCTACGGGGAAGAGGGCCACGGCGTGCTGGGGCAGTTCCAGCGCAACGAATACATCCGCTACGGACGCGAGATCCGCCGGCGCCGGGGCCGCGTCTTCGTGCTCACCGGCACCGCATCAATGTTCCGGCCACGCGCGCTGCGCACCATCGCCGAGCAGCGCGGAGAGTCCCTTCCGGGTAACACGGGCGACGTGTACGACACCGTCGCCCTGACGGAAGACAACGAACTGACCATTGCCTTAAAGTCCTTGGGCGCCCTGATGATCTCGCCGGCCCAGTGCACGGTAGTCACAGAACTCATGCCCAGCTGGCGCACGCTCTGGTCCCAGCGCTTGCGTTGGCAACGCGGTGCCCTGGAGAACATCGGCGCCTACGGCGTGACCACGCAGACGGTCCGGTACTGGGCCCAGCAGCTCGGCATCGGCTACGGCGTCATTGCCCTGAGCGCCTACTTCCTGCTGATCCTGCTGATGGTGTTCTCGCTCGACGCCTGGATCTGGTTCCCGTTCTGGCTGGGCCTGGGAGCACTGTTCACGGCCGAACGTGTCGTCACGGTCTGGAAGGGCGGCTGGCGTGCCCGGCTGTTGGCCCTGACGCTGTTCCCGGAACTTTTCTTCGACATGTTCCTCAACATCATCTACGTCAAGGGAATCATCGACATCGCACTCGGACGCACCGCCAACTGGAAACACCTCACCCACGAGGCCGCCCCCAACAGTGTGAAGGCAGACGCATGA
- a CDS encoding phytoene desaturase family protein, with product MSSNNAFDAIIVGGGHNGLAAAAYLAKAGRNVLLLEKLEHAGGAAVSAQAFDGVDARLSRYSYLVSLLPQQVIDELGLRIELARRRYSSYTPDPHDAGRALLIDNEDAAATAASFAAAGAPAGEFEAFNDFYARCRTLTEALWPTMTAPLRTRSEARALAVQAGAEEAWDAMIERPIGTVIAKELQHDLVRGVVLTDALIGTFARAGDEDLQQNICFLYHLIGGGTGDWDVPVGGMGAVSGELERAARDAGATILTAAEVTAVRPGGSVSYRHDGVEHNATARWVLANVAPVVLDRLRASGSTGAAAAPATRNPNHLREGAQVKVNLLLSRLPRLLDGNVSPEAAFGGTFHINETWPQLDAAYLTAASGMVPDPLPCEIYCHSLTDPSILSPELQAAGAQTLTVFGLHVPDRLITEENNEERRAELQAAVLKSLNSVLAEPVEELLLAGPDGQPCIETKTTLDIERAVGMPRGNIFHGGLDWPFVEDGQPLGTPAQRWGVATDDPRILLCGSGARRGGAVSAIGGHNAAMAVLESGVAESGPAKSALAESGVAESEPSESGRAS from the coding sequence ATGTCGAGCAACAACGCGTTTGACGCGATCATCGTAGGCGGCGGCCACAACGGCCTGGCCGCGGCAGCGTACCTGGCCAAGGCCGGCCGGAACGTCCTGCTGCTGGAAAAGCTTGAGCATGCCGGCGGCGCCGCGGTGTCTGCCCAGGCGTTCGACGGCGTCGACGCCCGGCTCTCGCGCTACTCCTACCTCGTCAGCCTCCTGCCCCAGCAGGTCATCGACGAGCTTGGCCTGCGCATCGAACTGGCCCGGCGGCGGTATTCCTCCTACACCCCGGACCCGCACGACGCCGGCCGCGCGCTGCTGATCGACAACGAAGATGCCGCCGCGACTGCCGCGTCCTTTGCCGCCGCAGGCGCCCCGGCCGGGGAATTCGAGGCCTTCAACGACTTCTACGCCCGTTGCCGCACACTCACCGAAGCCCTCTGGCCGACCATGACCGCGCCCCTGCGGACCAGATCCGAGGCCCGCGCGCTGGCCGTCCAAGCCGGCGCGGAGGAAGCATGGGACGCCATGATCGAGCGGCCGATCGGGACCGTGATCGCCAAGGAGCTCCAGCACGACCTGGTCCGCGGCGTGGTGCTGACTGACGCCCTGATCGGAACCTTTGCCCGGGCCGGCGATGAGGATTTGCAGCAGAACATCTGCTTCCTTTACCACCTGATCGGCGGCGGAACTGGCGACTGGGACGTGCCCGTCGGCGGGATGGGCGCGGTCTCCGGGGAGCTGGAGCGCGCTGCCCGGGACGCCGGAGCAACGATCCTGACCGCGGCCGAAGTCACCGCTGTCCGTCCGGGCGGGTCGGTCAGCTACCGCCACGACGGCGTCGAGCATAACGCCACGGCCCGATGGGTCCTCGCCAACGTGGCCCCAGTGGTGCTGGACCGGCTCAGGGCGTCCGGCAGCACCGGCGCCGCCGCGGCGCCCGCTACCCGGAACCCGAACCATCTCCGTGAGGGCGCCCAGGTCAAGGTCAACCTGCTGCTCAGTCGACTCCCCCGGCTGCTGGACGGGAACGTCAGCCCGGAAGCGGCCTTCGGCGGAACGTTCCACATCAACGAGACCTGGCCACAGCTCGACGCCGCCTACCTCACCGCGGCTTCCGGGATGGTTCCGGACCCGCTGCCGTGCGAGATCTACTGCCATTCCCTCACCGACCCGAGCATCCTGTCCCCGGAGCTCCAGGCGGCCGGCGCACAGACCCTCACTGTGTTCGGCCTGCACGTCCCGGACCGGCTGATCACCGAAGAGAACAATGAGGAGCGGCGCGCTGAACTGCAGGCCGCCGTGTTGAAGTCGCTGAACTCTGTGCTGGCCGAACCGGTGGAGGAGCTGCTGCTGGCCGGCCCCGACGGACAGCCCTGCATCGAAACGAAGACCACCCTGGACATCGAACGCGCCGTCGGGATGCCGCGGGGCAACATCTTCCACGGCGGGCTTGACTGGCCCTTCGTGGAGGACGGACAACCCCTGGGCACCCCGGCGCAGCGCTGGGGCGTCGCGACGGACGATCCCCGGATCCTGCTCTGCGGGTCCGGCGCCCGGCGCGGCGGTGCGGTCTCCGCCATCGGCGGGCACAACGCGGCCATGGCGGTGCTGGAGTCCGGTGTGGCCGAGTCCGGTCCGGCCAAGTCCGCTTTGGCCGAGTCGGGTGTGGCCGAGTCCGAGCCGTCGGAATCCGGCCGTGCCTCCTAG
- a CDS encoding MFS transporter, translated as MSESPPPSGPPAESPAGNPADKWSPRLALLVAATFFMEFLDGTVLTTAIPSIAADFSVPSADVNITMTAYLMTVAMGIPLSSWLAEHIGARRVFCLAIATFTVASLMCALSPDLIMLTLSRVLQGAGGAMMVPVGTLVVLRGTAKKDLLRATAYLVWPGLLAPVLAPLVGGALTTFLSWHWIFLINLPLGLAAFLAALRLVPAAPGDRTRRLDWRGLSLTTLGVGCLVVGLELAGGHDSGTSAALSITAGLLFLGAAAWWLLRARSPLFDLGVFATRTFRATATGGFIYRLTISAVPFLLPLMFQNGFGWDPLRAGVLVAAVFIGNIGIKPATTPLIRRFGFKPVLVFASLASAATFALCALLDAGTPEPLIFALLVASGAFRSIGFSAYASVQYADVVPAQLPSANAVSATLVQLAAAAGIAIGALLIRVFEVSGPLLGGAVDAGGDPVAPYRAAFLAIAAIMLLSTLDSLTLPRHAGAEVSRPGQAPTAAPPRRPRA; from the coding sequence ATGAGCGAGTCCCCGCCGCCTTCCGGCCCACCCGCGGAGAGTCCAGCAGGCAATCCTGCGGACAAATGGAGTCCCCGCCTGGCCCTCCTGGTCGCAGCGACGTTTTTTATGGAGTTCCTGGACGGTACCGTCCTGACCACCGCGATCCCCAGCATCGCGGCTGACTTTTCGGTCCCGTCAGCGGACGTCAACATCACCATGACCGCCTACCTGATGACGGTGGCGATGGGCATCCCGCTCAGCAGCTGGCTGGCCGAGCACATCGGAGCGCGCCGTGTGTTCTGCCTTGCCATCGCCACGTTCACGGTGGCCTCGCTGATGTGCGCGCTGAGCCCGGACCTGATCATGCTGACCCTGAGCCGGGTGCTGCAGGGAGCCGGTGGGGCCATGATGGTCCCCGTGGGCACCCTCGTAGTGCTCCGCGGAACAGCCAAAAAAGATCTGCTCCGCGCGACGGCCTATCTGGTGTGGCCCGGGCTGCTGGCACCAGTCCTCGCCCCCTTGGTGGGAGGCGCCCTCACGACGTTCCTGTCCTGGCACTGGATCTTCCTGATCAACCTCCCGCTGGGCCTCGCGGCGTTCCTCGCGGCGCTGCGGCTGGTCCCGGCCGCCCCGGGTGACCGCACGCGGCGCCTGGACTGGCGCGGGCTGTCCCTCACGACCCTGGGCGTAGGGTGCCTCGTGGTGGGCCTGGAGCTGGCCGGCGGCCACGACTCAGGCACCTCGGCCGCCCTCAGCATCACCGCAGGGCTGCTGTTCCTTGGCGCTGCAGCCTGGTGGCTGCTGCGGGCACGCTCGCCCTTGTTCGACCTGGGGGTCTTTGCCACCCGGACGTTCCGCGCCACGGCAACCGGCGGCTTCATTTACCGGCTGACCATCAGCGCCGTGCCCTTCCTGCTGCCACTGATGTTCCAGAACGGCTTCGGCTGGGATCCGCTGCGCGCCGGAGTCCTCGTGGCGGCGGTGTTCATAGGCAACATCGGGATCAAACCGGCCACCACCCCGCTCATCCGTCGCTTCGGCTTCAAACCCGTGTTGGTCTTCGCGTCCCTGGCCTCGGCGGCAACCTTTGCGCTGTGCGCCCTGCTCGACGCCGGTACTCCGGAACCGCTGATCTTCGCACTGCTCGTGGCCAGCGGGGCCTTCCGGTCCATCGGGTTCTCGGCCTACGCCTCGGTGCAGTACGCCGACGTCGTCCCCGCCCAGCTGCCGTCCGCCAACGCCGTTTCCGCGACGCTTGTCCAGCTCGCTGCGGCAGCGGGAATCGCGATCGGGGCCCTGCTGATCCGCGTCTTCGAGGTCAGCGGCCCGCTGCTGGGCGGGGCCGTCGATGCAGGCGGGGATCCGGTGGCACCGTACCGGGCGGCGTTCCTGGCGATAGCGGCGATCATGCTCCTGAGCACGCTGGACAGCCTGACGCTGCCCCGCCACGCCGGAGCTGAGGTCAGCCGGCCTGGCCAAGCACCAACGGCAGCACCGCCCCGGCGCCCGCGAGCCTAA
- a CDS encoding prolyl oligopeptidase family serine peptidase, with protein MTTTEAAHPPASGHPSGPVGGGGTAPEPIDENIWLEEIHGEQQMAWVREQNARTEDLLEDAQYAELEGSILEVLDSTDRIAMVGKHGDWYYNFWKDRDNPKGLWRRTSWESYRGGSPEWDILLDVDALAASEGEEWVFHGANFLRPGSGEPHRRALLALSPDGGDANRYREFDVESRSFVDPAAGGFDLPTAKGNASWLDADTLLVATTAEGLPSTTSSYARTGVKLHRGGSLATAERVFEIPEDHMMALVAHDSTPGFERTFAVDWISFFERNTSVLRNGSWVRLDVPADVNLSSHREWLLFRPQKDWTVDGKVFPAGSLLAAGFEDFLAGSRDLAVLFSPDAHTSLQSWSWTRDFLLLNLLRDVSSEIRVLDPMRRGTDAAWASTVLDACPPLHDVNAYAVDDEDETGDSDDDGTDGGTGSAPVAEGEAPGAGNDFWLVATGFTTPSTLTRGTLKRAGTAEDGPGVVSSHEVIRSSPSFFNEEAYEVQQHFAVSKDGTRVPYFQVASKDLVLDGQNPTQLSGYGGFEISRTPAYSGAVGRAWLERRTEESFGAEGDGPHTRGGVYVVANIRGGGEYGPSWHRAALQENRHRAYEDFAAVALDLISRGVTSRERLGCVGGSNGGLLVGNMLTQYPDLFGAVSCGVPLLDMRRYTKLSAGYSWIAEYGDPDVPEQWDFIKTFSPYHLLKDGVEYPETFIWTATSDDRVGPVQARKMAARMQAMGIPNVWFHEALEGGHAGASDNRQAAALQSRSQHFLWRALAGSGA; from the coding sequence ATGACCACCACCGAAGCTGCTCACCCGCCCGCGTCCGGCCACCCTTCCGGACCCGTCGGCGGTGGAGGCACCGCCCCTGAACCCATCGATGAGAACATCTGGCTCGAGGAGATTCACGGCGAGCAACAAATGGCCTGGGTCCGAGAACAGAACGCCCGGACCGAGGACCTGCTCGAGGACGCGCAGTACGCGGAACTCGAGGGCAGCATCCTGGAAGTGTTGGACTCGACCGACCGGATAGCGATGGTCGGCAAGCACGGCGACTGGTACTACAACTTCTGGAAAGACCGGGACAACCCTAAGGGCCTGTGGCGCCGGACCAGCTGGGAGAGCTACCGCGGCGGATCACCGGAGTGGGACATCCTCCTGGACGTGGACGCCCTGGCCGCGTCCGAGGGCGAGGAATGGGTTTTCCACGGCGCCAACTTCCTCCGGCCGGGAAGCGGCGAGCCGCACCGGCGGGCCCTGCTGGCCCTCTCCCCCGACGGCGGCGACGCCAACCGCTACCGCGAGTTCGACGTCGAGTCCCGCAGCTTCGTGGACCCCGCCGCCGGCGGCTTCGACCTGCCCACGGCCAAGGGCAATGCCTCCTGGCTCGACGCGGACACCCTGCTGGTGGCCACGACGGCCGAGGGGCTGCCCAGCACCACCTCCTCCTACGCCCGGACCGGGGTGAAACTGCACCGCGGCGGCTCCCTAGCTACCGCGGAGCGTGTGTTCGAGATACCCGAGGACCACATGATGGCGCTCGTCGCCCACGACTCCACGCCCGGCTTCGAGCGGACCTTCGCCGTGGACTGGATCAGCTTCTTCGAGCGGAACACCTCGGTGCTGCGGAACGGCAGCTGGGTGCGGCTCGATGTCCCGGCGGACGTGAACCTGAGCTCGCACCGCGAGTGGCTGCTGTTCCGGCCGCAGAAGGACTGGACTGTCGACGGGAAGGTGTTCCCGGCAGGGTCCCTGCTTGCGGCCGGATTCGAGGACTTCCTGGCCGGCAGCCGGGATCTTGCTGTGCTTTTCAGCCCCGACGCCCACACGTCGTTGCAGTCCTGGAGCTGGACGCGGGACTTCCTGTTGCTGAACCTGCTCCGTGACGTGTCCTCGGAGATCCGGGTGCTGGACCCGATGCGCCGGGGCACGGACGCCGCTTGGGCCTCGACCGTTCTGGATGCCTGCCCGCCGCTGCACGACGTCAACGCTTACGCCGTCGACGACGAAGACGAAACCGGCGACTCCGACGACGACGGCACGGACGGCGGTACCGGCAGCGCTCCGGTGGCGGAGGGCGAAGCCCCTGGCGCCGGGAACGACTTCTGGCTCGTGGCCACCGGGTTCACCACGCCCAGCACCCTCACCCGGGGGACGCTGAAGCGGGCGGGAACCGCCGAGGACGGCCCGGGTGTGGTCAGCTCGCACGAGGTGATCCGCTCCTCGCCGTCGTTCTTCAACGAGGAGGCCTATGAGGTTCAGCAGCACTTTGCCGTCTCCAAGGACGGCACCCGGGTGCCGTACTTCCAGGTGGCATCCAAGGACCTGGTGCTCGACGGCCAGAACCCGACCCAGCTTTCCGGCTACGGCGGCTTCGAGATTTCCCGGACCCCGGCCTACAGCGGCGCAGTCGGCCGCGCCTGGCTGGAACGGCGCACCGAGGAGTCCTTCGGCGCCGAGGGGGACGGGCCGCACACGCGCGGCGGCGTCTACGTCGTGGCCAACATCCGTGGCGGCGGGGAATACGGTCCGTCCTGGCACCGCGCCGCGCTGCAGGAGAACCGCCACCGGGCCTACGAGGACTTCGCCGCGGTGGCCCTGGACCTGATCTCCCGCGGCGTCACCTCCCGGGAGCGCCTCGGCTGCGTGGGGGGCTCCAACGGTGGTCTGCTGGTGGGCAATATGCTCACCCAGTACCCGGACCTGTTCGGAGCCGTGTCCTGCGGAGTGCCGCTGCTGGACATGCGCCGGTACACCAAACTCTCCGCCGGATACTCCTGGATCGCTGAATACGGCGACCCCGACGTGCCCGAACAGTGGGACTTCATCAAGACCTTCTCGCCGTACCACCTGCTCAAGGACGGCGTGGAGTACCCGGAAACGTTCATCTGGACCGCCACCTCGGACGACCGCGTCGGGCCCGTGCAGGCCCGGAAGATGGCCGCCCGGATGCAGGCCATGGGAATTCCCAATGTCTGGTTCCATGAAGCCCTGGAAGGCGGTCACGCGGGGGCCTCGGACAACCGGCAGGCGGCGGCGCTGCAGAGCCGCAGCCAGCATTTCCTGTGGCGGGCTCTGGCGGGCAGCGGAGCCTGA
- a CDS encoding FAD/NAD(P)-binding protein: MPVADTLDAVVISQSIRTALIGAGPRGTSVLERLLANWAPAGPDATLQIDVIDPYPAGPGHVWQPGQSRLYLMNTQSFYPTLIPEDPELASPLAGDTFDRWRELQRRRPHPSLTAAERAELAELGAADFPSRALYGRYLRSTLDELLSRLPAGVSVEFHETTAVSVRQAAAGAGPASGAEPEGDTAPGAAPGAATGSGAGTGLGGGGHARGRFDVGLEGGGVLTVDSVVLALGHLESRLNPEQRELKAAAEELGLLYLPPAAPADVDWSRVPAAEPVLVRGMGLNFFDVMGQLTEGRGGTFAAGENGLNYQPSGREPLIIAASRRGTPYRAKAALAGYYPTAVTLRYCTESALARFAGAGIQPAFDHDLWPLLHRDAIWAYYSTLARSQPGAIRTDPDSFLLALEESLRPHAHSAAKWEDAVDAEIEAHVRPAHRLNLLGLAAPLAGRSFGSRAELDAAVVEYLLDDARRSALGEDDPVKMTIGALHHGRAVLKTAVADGGITDESWVAGLRGWFESFVEGLASGPPALRAEQLAALVRAGVVRFVGPDPKFGVDRKARTFTAASPWVGGRPSGRGAAGPDTGGTGSGDAQGEAVVARSLIEALAPANRVTINESPLLEQLLSEGLVRPRLMMTVEGVPVQTSGLDVTPHPYRPVGSNGSVTEGLYVLGLQLSAAQWGTAIAAEARQKNGPAYRSGQRTLHDADEIARDVLGL, encoded by the coding sequence ATGCCGGTTGCCGATACGCTGGATGCCGTGGTCATATCGCAGAGCATCCGGACGGCACTGATAGGCGCCGGTCCCCGGGGCACAAGTGTGCTGGAGCGGCTGCTCGCGAACTGGGCTCCGGCCGGCCCGGACGCCACCCTGCAGATCGATGTGATCGATCCCTACCCCGCGGGCCCGGGCCATGTGTGGCAGCCCGGCCAGTCCCGCCTGTACCTGATGAACACGCAGTCGTTTTACCCGACGCTTATCCCCGAGGACCCGGAGCTGGCCTCCCCGCTGGCCGGGGACACCTTCGACCGCTGGCGCGAACTGCAGCGCCGGCGGCCCCATCCTTCGCTCACCGCCGCGGAACGCGCCGAACTCGCGGAGCTCGGCGCCGCGGACTTCCCCAGCCGTGCCCTGTACGGCCGCTACCTGCGTTCCACGCTCGACGAACTGCTCTCCCGGCTGCCCGCCGGCGTCTCGGTGGAATTTCACGAAACGACGGCGGTCTCGGTCCGGCAAGCGGCCGCGGGCGCTGGACCCGCCAGCGGCGCCGAACCCGAGGGTGACACCGCACCCGGGGCCGCACCCGGGGCCGCCACCGGGTCCGGCGCTGGCACGGGGCTCGGGGGCGGCGGGCACGCGCGCGGACGGTTCGACGTCGGGCTCGAGGGCGGTGGGGTGCTGACCGTGGACTCCGTGGTGCTGGCCCTGGGCCACCTCGAGTCCAGGCTCAACCCGGAACAGCGGGAGCTCAAGGCCGCCGCCGAGGAGCTGGGGCTGCTGTACCTGCCCCCGGCCGCGCCGGCGGACGTCGACTGGTCCCGGGTGCCGGCGGCCGAACCGGTGCTGGTGCGCGGCATGGGCCTGAACTTCTTCGACGTCATGGGCCAGCTCACCGAAGGCCGCGGGGGCACCTTCGCGGCCGGGGAAAATGGCCTGAATTATCAGCCCTCCGGCCGTGAACCCCTCATCATCGCGGCCTCCCGCCGCGGCACTCCGTACCGGGCCAAGGCCGCACTCGCCGGGTATTACCCCACGGCCGTGACGCTGCGGTACTGCACCGAAAGCGCGCTGGCCCGGTTCGCGGGGGCGGGGATCCAGCCCGCCTTCGACCATGATCTCTGGCCCCTGCTGCACCGCGACGCCATCTGGGCCTACTACTCGACGCTCGCGCGCTCGCAGCCGGGCGCCATCCGCACCGATCCCGATTCGTTCCTTCTGGCATTGGAGGAATCCCTGCGCCCCCATGCGCACAGCGCTGCAAAGTGGGAGGACGCGGTGGACGCCGAGATTGAGGCGCATGTCCGGCCGGCCCACCGGCTGAACTTGCTGGGTCTGGCGGCGCCGCTGGCCGGGCGGTCATTCGGCTCCCGTGCGGAGCTGGACGCCGCCGTCGTGGAGTACCTCCTCGACGATGCCCGGCGATCCGCGCTCGGCGAGGACGACCCGGTGAAGATGACCATTGGCGCCCTGCACCACGGCCGCGCGGTGCTCAAGACGGCGGTGGCGGACGGCGGGATCACGGACGAGTCGTGGGTGGCCGGGCTCCGCGGCTGGTTCGAATCCTTCGTCGAAGGGCTGGCAAGCGGGCCGCCCGCGCTGCGCGCCGAACAGCTGGCAGCCCTGGTGCGGGCCGGCGTCGTCCGGTTCGTGGGACCGGACCCGAAGTTCGGCGTGGACCGCAAAGCGCGGACCTTCACCGCCGCCTCACCGTGGGTGGGCGGCCGCCCAAGCGGACGGGGTGCCGCCGGCCCGGACACCGGCGGCACCGGCTCCGGAGACGCCCAGGGGGAGGCCGTGGTGGCCCGATCCCTGATTGAGGCGCTCGCCCCGGCCAACCGGGTCACCATCAACGAGTCACCGCTGCTGGAACAACTGCTCAGCGAAGGACTGGTACGGCCCCGCCTGATGATGACGGTGGAGGGCGTGCCGGTACAGACCTCGGGCCTGGACGTCACGCCGCACCCGTACAGGCCGGTGGGCTCCAACGGGTCCGTGACGGAGGGCCTCTACGTCCTCGGACTGCAGCTCTCCGCCGCGCAATGGGGGACAGCCATCGCGGCCGAGGCCCGGCAGAAGAACGGCCCCGCCTATCGCAGCGGCCAGCGCACCCTGCACGACGCCGACGAGATTGCCCGCGACGTCTTGGGGCTCTGA